In Virgibacillus sp. NKC19-16, a single genomic region encodes these proteins:
- a CDS encoding polyprenyl synthetase family protein gives MDENLTEYLSSNKTIIQVVLRDYLQKLDIPTQLKESMLYSVEGRGKRLRPILALASYEAYSKDVVTKVYSSAVALEMIHTYSLIHDDLPALDNDDYRRGELTNHKVFDEATAILAGDALLTYSFEIISNDPLLKDNQKVELIKRLSHSSGPSGMVGGQLLDLRAENNPITLEELENVHALKTGELVNFAIFAGAFLGNATKEQLSHLKQFAYYLGLIFQVQDDILDVTGDPKKVGRPVGSDVENEKSTFPKILGLEGAIQKKSEYVNIAEEALRKADAQDSQLMALTHHFSQRDH, from the coding sequence GTGGACGAAAACCTTACTGAATATTTAAGTTCAAATAAAACAATTATTCAGGTTGTGTTAAGGGATTATCTTCAAAAACTCGATATCCCCACCCAACTGAAAGAATCCATGCTTTATTCGGTTGAAGGGCGCGGAAAAAGGCTTCGACCTATTTTAGCACTGGCTAGTTATGAGGCATACAGTAAGGATGTTGTTACGAAAGTATATTCATCAGCAGTCGCTTTAGAAATGATTCATACCTATTCGCTTATTCATGATGACCTTCCAGCACTGGATAACGATGATTATAGGCGGGGTGAACTGACAAATCATAAAGTATTTGATGAGGCAACTGCCATTCTTGCTGGGGATGCGTTATTAACATATAGCTTTGAAATCATCTCGAATGACCCCCTCTTAAAAGATAATCAAAAAGTAGAACTCATTAAACGATTATCCCATTCCAGCGGACCTTCCGGAATGGTGGGTGGACAACTACTAGATTTAAGAGCAGAAAACAATCCGATCACATTAGAGGAGCTGGAAAATGTCCATGCACTGAAAACAGGGGAATTAGTAAATTTTGCGATCTTTGCAGGTGCTTTTCTTGGAAATGCTACAAAAGAGCAATTAAGCCACCTGAAACAATTTGCTTACTATTTAGGTTTAATTTTTCAAGTGCAGGATGATATTCTGGATGTAACAGGTGATCCCAAGAAGGTTGGAAGACCTGTTGGTAGTGATGTAGAAAACGAAAAAAGTACATTTCCAAAAATTCTCGGATTAGAAGGCGCTATTCAAAAAAAGAGCGAATATGTAAATATAGCGGAAGAAGCACTTAGAAAAGCAGATGCACAAGATTCTCAATTAATGGCTTTAACCCATCATTTTAGTCAAAGAGACCATTAA
- a CDS encoding exodeoxyribonuclease VII small subunit, translated as MTKESEEEVSFEEAMKQLEEIIAKLEEGDVPLEKAINYYQEGMNLTKLCNDKLKNVQVKMTQIMNEQGELEQFEMQEEE; from the coding sequence ATGACTAAAGAAAGCGAAGAAGAGGTATCCTTTGAAGAGGCAATGAAACAACTGGAAGAAATAATAGCAAAACTAGAAGAAGGTGATGTCCCCTTGGAAAAGGCGATTAATTATTATCAGGAGGGGATGAATCTTACAAAGTTATGTAACGACAAACTAAAAAATGTTCAAGTTAAAATGACACAAATTATGAATGAGCAAGGAGAACTTGAGCAGTTTGAAATGCAGGAGGAAGAATAA
- the xseA gene encoding exodeoxyribonuclease VII large subunit, with protein sequence MKGNYLTVTALTKYIKRKFDTDPHLKDIWLKGEISNFKHHSRGHMYLTIKDDHTRMQAVMFAGNNRSLKFKPENGMNVLIKGSISVFEPYGQYQLYIQQMEPDGIGSLYLAFEQLKEKLHKQGFFDPVHKREIPLYPEHIGIITSPTGAAVRDIITTIKRRYPIVKTTILPVLVQGSNAALSIKQAIESANEKALFDVLIIGRGGGSIEELWGFNEELVAEAIFHSAIPTISAVGHETDVTISDYIADLRAPTPTGAAELAVPSQIELKDRINAGERALTREMNATITKHKIHLQRMRGSYAFRYPEQLLTQKEQELDKHVESLQRAAVNHKDKSDKAYKNLLTRFVTQHPKKQIEQSQKQLHQLIRQQNQHISQIVERNTLQLSNTIEKLTLLNPLEIMKRGFALPYTSNGNIIKSSRQVQIEDIIKVNLSDGKLDAKVLDVKGEEK encoded by the coding sequence GTGAAGGGTAATTATTTAACAGTTACTGCATTAACAAAATATATAAAAAGGAAGTTTGACACAGACCCTCACCTAAAAGATATTTGGCTTAAAGGTGAGATTTCAAACTTTAAGCACCATAGCAGAGGGCATATGTACTTAACAATTAAAGATGATCATACACGCATGCAAGCAGTAATGTTTGCTGGAAATAATCGATCGCTCAAATTTAAGCCTGAGAATGGCATGAATGTACTCATAAAAGGGAGTATAAGTGTTTTTGAGCCATATGGACAATACCAATTATATATTCAGCAAATGGAGCCTGATGGAATTGGCTCTCTATATTTAGCGTTTGAACAACTAAAAGAAAAGCTGCATAAACAAGGTTTTTTTGATCCCGTTCATAAAAGAGAAATTCCATTATACCCGGAACATATAGGTATTATAACATCTCCTACTGGTGCGGCAGTACGTGATATTATTACCACAATAAAGCGAAGATACCCGATTGTGAAAACGACAATATTACCAGTACTGGTACAGGGATCGAATGCAGCGTTATCGATTAAACAGGCAATTGAATCAGCAAATGAAAAAGCATTATTTGATGTACTAATCATTGGCCGTGGCGGAGGGTCGATCGAAGAATTATGGGGTTTTAATGAAGAATTAGTTGCTGAAGCTATATTTCATTCTGCGATCCCGACAATTTCTGCTGTAGGACATGAAACGGATGTTACCATCAGCGACTATATTGCCGATTTGCGCGCCCCAACACCGACAGGAGCAGCAGAACTTGCAGTGCCATCCCAAATTGAATTAAAAGACAGAATAAATGCAGGTGAGCGAGCTTTAACAAGAGAAATGAACGCAACCATTACAAAGCATAAAATTCATTTGCAGCGAATGAGGGGTTCATACGCATTTCGCTATCCGGAGCAGCTTTTAACACAAAAAGAGCAAGAACTTGATAAACATGTGGAAAGCCTGCAGCGGGCAGCAGTAAATCATAAAGATAAAAGTGATAAAGCATATAAGAATCTTTTGACACGTTTTGTCACGCAGCATCCAAAAAAACAGATTGAACAATCCCAAAAACAGTTGCATCAGTTAATAAGACAGCAAAACCAGCATATATCCCAAATTGTGGAACGAAATACATTGCAATTATCCAATACGATCGAAAAATTAACCTTATTAAATCCATTGGAAATAATGAAACGCGGCTTTGCTCTGCCTTATACTTCGAATGGAAATATAATTAAGTCAAGTAGACAAGTACAAATTGAAGATATTATTAAGGTCAATTTAAGTGATGGCAAGCTGGATGCAAAAGTTTTAGATGTAAAGGGGGAAGAAAAATGA
- the folD gene encoding bifunctional methylenetetrahydrofolate dehydrogenase/methenyltetrahydrofolate cyclohydrolase FolD yields the protein MTATIINGKELAHEIRGSMKEEVSQLIMNEGLTPHLTVIIVGDNPASKSYVRGKQKASDETGISSDVIELPSSVTEEKLLQMIQELNNDHEVHGILVQLPLPDHIREENVIVTIDPDKDVDGFHPINIGRMMTGEDTFFPCTPYGIITMLKSKDIQIEGKHAVVIGRSNIVGKPVGQLLLNENATVTYCHSRTENLKEHTTRADIVIAAIGKPNVITTDYVKQGAAVIDVGINRLEDGSLTGDVDFDTVKQKASYLTPVPKGVGPMTITMLLKNTIKAAKGLSKQ from the coding sequence ATGACTGCCACTATCATTAATGGTAAAGAATTGGCACATGAAATCAGAGGGAGTATGAAGGAGGAAGTTTCGCAGTTAATTATGAATGAAGGATTAACACCACACTTAACTGTAATTATTGTTGGAGACAATCCTGCATCAAAGTCTTATGTAAGAGGAAAGCAAAAGGCTTCTGATGAGACTGGTATTTCCTCTGATGTTATTGAACTTCCATCTTCTGTTACAGAAGAAAAGCTGCTACAAATGATTCAAGAGCTAAACAATGATCATGAGGTTCATGGCATTTTAGTTCAACTTCCACTTCCGGATCATATAAGAGAAGAAAACGTTATTGTCACGATCGATCCGGACAAGGATGTGGATGGTTTTCATCCCATAAATATAGGCAGAATGATGACAGGTGAAGATACATTTTTCCCTTGTACACCATACGGCATTATAACGATGTTAAAATCGAAAGACATTCAAATAGAAGGAAAGCATGCAGTCGTAATCGGTCGAAGCAACATCGTAGGCAAGCCGGTTGGCCAATTGTTACTTAATGAAAATGCGACTGTTACATACTGTCATTCAAGAACAGAAAATCTAAAGGAACATACGACTAGAGCTGACATCGTTATTGCAGCAATTGGAAAACCAAATGTGATAACCACGGATTATGTAAAACAAGGAGCTGCCGTTATCGATGTTGGTATTAATCGTTTAGAGGATGGCTCATTAACCGGCGATGTTGATTTTGATACTGTCAAACAAAAAGCTTCCTACCTAACACCAGTACCTAAGGGTGTTGGCCCAATGACAATAACAATGCTACTGAAAAACACGATCAAAGCCGCAAAAGGGCTGTCTAAACAGTGA
- the nusB gene encoding transcription antitermination factor NusB produces MNRHTAREKAFQILFQLNINNNRPDQAMDELLENEERDVFLITLVEGVTNSAPEIDKIIVNHLENWSLERIAFVEKTILRIATYEIHFLDDIPTNVSINEAIELGNTYGDEKSGKFINGVLSKIIA; encoded by the coding sequence ATGAATCGACATACAGCGAGAGAAAAGGCATTTCAAATCCTTTTTCAATTAAATATAAATAACAATAGACCAGATCAGGCTATGGATGAACTTCTGGAAAATGAAGAAAGAGATGTGTTTTTAATAACACTTGTTGAAGGTGTTACGAACTCCGCTCCAGAAATTGATAAGATCATCGTAAATCACCTTGAAAATTGGTCACTGGAACGAATTGCCTTTGTGGAAAAAACGATACTCAGAATTGCTACATATGAAATACATTTTCTGGACGATATCCCGACAAATGTTTCGATAAATGAAGCTATTGAATTAGGGAATACGTACGGTGATGAGAAATCAGGTAAATTTATTAACGGTGTTCTATCGAAAATCATAGCGTGA
- a CDS encoding Asp23/Gls24 family envelope stress response protein, protein MSEQPLLNVSDDSGLGTVEIAPEVIEVIAGLASTEVEGLFAMRGNFASGVAERLGKKAHSKGVKVELTDNGILIDLYVILNFGVSIPQVAQNLQSSIRQTLKGMTALEIDEINVHVVGIQMDSQTDTYE, encoded by the coding sequence ATGAGTGAACAACCATTGTTGAATGTTAGTGATGATTCAGGTCTAGGTACAGTTGAAATAGCTCCGGAAGTAATTGAGGTTATTGCAGGGTTAGCATCTACAGAAGTGGAAGGCCTTTTTGCGATGCGGGGTAATTTTGCTTCAGGTGTGGCAGAACGCCTTGGGAAAAAGGCCCATAGTAAAGGCGTTAAAGTTGAACTAACCGATAATGGAATTTTAATCGATCTTTATGTAATATTAAATTTTGGTGTCTCTATCCCACAAGTAGCACAAAACCTGCAATCAAGTATTAGACAGACATTAAAAGGCATGACAGCTTTGGAAATTGATGAAATAAACGTCCATGTTGTCGGTATCCAAATGGATAGTCAGACAGATACGTATGAATAA
- the accC gene encoding acetyl-CoA carboxylase biotin carboxylase subunit, whose amino-acid sequence MIKKLLIANRGEIAVRIIRACKEMDIETVAVYSEADKEALHVQLADEAYCIGPVLSKDSYLNFTNIMSVATSTDVDAVHPGYGFLAENADFAEICRACNISFVGPTPEAIQKMGIKDVARDTMKEANVPIVPGSEGVIDSEQQGIEIAKAIGYPVIIKATAGGGGKGIRVAKTEEELIKSIQVTQKEAETAFGNPGVYIEKYIEDFRHIEIQILADKHGNVVHLGERDCSIQRRLQKLIEETPSPAITPEIRKKMGEAAVKAAEAVAYEGAGTIEFIFDRRSKEFYFMEMNTRIQVEHPVTEMVTGIDLIKEQINIANNERLSFKQTDIDFDGWAIECRVNAENPFKDFMPSAGEIDMYLPPGGLGVRVDSAAYPGYRIPPYYDSMIAKLIAYGSTREEAIKRMKRSLDEFVVEGVHTTIPFHRLIMEHDVFVKGDFNTNFLEDHPILEADE is encoded by the coding sequence TTGATTAAGAAATTGTTAATTGCCAACAGAGGTGAGATAGCAGTAAGAATTATCCGTGCGTGTAAAGAGATGGATATCGAAACGGTTGCCGTGTACTCTGAAGCAGATAAAGAGGCCTTGCACGTTCAATTAGCAGATGAGGCATATTGTATTGGGCCTGTTTTAAGTAAAGATAGCTATCTTAACTTTACGAATATCATGAGTGTAGCTACATCAACAGACGTTGATGCCGTTCATCCGGGCTACGGGTTTCTAGCTGAAAATGCTGATTTTGCGGAAATATGCAGGGCATGTAATATAAGTTTTGTCGGCCCAACTCCTGAGGCAATTCAAAAAATGGGAATAAAAGATGTAGCGAGAGACACAATGAAGGAAGCCAATGTCCCAATTGTTCCAGGTTCGGAAGGTGTAATTGATAGTGAGCAGCAGGGAATTGAAATTGCTAAAGCAATTGGTTATCCTGTAATTATAAAAGCGACTGCCGGAGGTGGTGGCAAAGGAATTCGAGTTGCTAAAACAGAGGAAGAGTTAATTAAAAGCATTCAAGTGACACAGAAGGAAGCTGAAACTGCATTTGGAAATCCTGGTGTATATATTGAAAAGTACATCGAAGACTTTCGCCATATCGAGATCCAAATTTTAGCAGATAAGCACGGAAATGTAGTACACTTAGGGGAAAGGGACTGCAGCATTCAAAGAAGGCTACAAAAATTAATTGAAGAAACTCCTTCTCCAGCAATAACACCTGAAATACGTAAAAAAATGGGTGAAGCAGCTGTCAAAGCTGCAGAAGCTGTAGCTTATGAGGGCGCTGGTACAATTGAATTTATTTTTGACAGAAGAAGTAAAGAATTCTATTTTATGGAAATGAATACAAGGATTCAAGTAGAGCATCCAGTTACAGAAATGGTTACAGGTATTGATTTAATAAAAGAGCAAATAAACATTGCGAACAATGAAAGATTATCTTTTAAACAAACAGATATAGATTTTGATGGCTGGGCAATTGAATGCAGAGTCAATGCCGAGAACCCATTTAAAGATTTCATGCCCTCAGCTGGTGAGATAGACATGTATCTCCCTCCTGGTGGGTTAGGTGTAAGAGTTGATTCTGCTGCATATCCTGGTTATAGGATACCTCCCTATTATGATTCCATGATTGCCAAATTGATAGCATACGGGTCAACTCGCGAAGAAGCTATTAAACGTATGAAACGTTCATTGGACGAATTTGTAGTTGAAGGGGTACATACAACGATTCCCTTTCATCGGTTAATTATGGAGCATGATGTTTTTGTGAAGGGAGATTTTAATACGAATTTTCTGGAGGATCATCCGATTTTAGAAGCGGATGAATAA
- the accB gene encoding acetyl-CoA carboxylase biotin carboxyl carrier protein, whose product MLKVQELREIIKLIDQSSINEFTYENDGTTITMKKSNGEQRDPVQEKPVEQLEQQAPEVAIKEETVKVTEEQESAEESKSQQENNTVYDYEIVSPMVGTLYIAPTPESDAYVTKGTMVKDDTVVCIVEAMKLFNEIEAEVTGEIVEIMAEDGELVEYGQPLFRVKKQ is encoded by the coding sequence ATGTTAAAAGTTCAGGAATTGAGGGAGATCATTAAATTAATCGACCAATCATCCATCAATGAATTTACATATGAAAACGATGGGACAACCATTACAATGAAAAAGTCAAATGGAGAGCAAAGGGACCCTGTACAGGAGAAACCGGTAGAACAATTAGAACAACAGGCACCGGAAGTAGCAATAAAAGAAGAAACTGTTAAGGTAACAGAAGAACAAGAGTCAGCTGAAGAATCCAAATCCCAACAAGAAAATAATACAGTATATGATTATGAAATTGTATCTCCAATGGTTGGTACACTGTATATAGCACCAACTCCCGAAAGTGATGCATATGTAACCAAAGGAACAATGGTGAAAGATGATACGGTTGTTTGTATTGTTGAAGCAATGAAATTATTCAACGAAATAGAGGCAGAAGTAACTGGTGAAATCGTAGAAATTATGGCTGAAGACGGCGAACTTGTAGAATATGGCCAGCCTTTATTCCGAGTAAAGAAGCAGTAA
- a CDS encoding SpoIIIAH-like family protein has protein sequence MLKKQTVWLLTMLSLMIVLSVYYMTSDSEDIAYIDDGQSDQGEAVTTDSEAETEGEAGAEVEDINNVGQDELFTTLRMEVQDQRSMEKDRLTDVVASSTASSDEKDQALKDIDVLEEAATKETILEEQIMGAAAYQDVLVRSEDDKVHVHVKVDSLSESEANNIMQMVRDEFGEVVVDVNYQPTESEGEMESEDDMESEGEMESETESEGE, from the coding sequence ATGTTAAAAAAACAAACGGTGTGGCTATTAACAATGTTGAGTTTAATGATTGTACTAAGTGTCTATTATATGACTTCGGATAGCGAGGATATAGCCTATATTGATGATGGACAAAGTGATCAGGGAGAAGCAGTGACAACTGACTCCGAAGCAGAAACAGAAGGAGAAGCTGGAGCAGAGGTAGAAGATATTAATAATGTTGGACAAGATGAATTGTTCACAACATTACGGATGGAGGTTCAGGACCAGAGAAGTATGGAAAAAGACCGTTTAACAGATGTTGTGGCTTCAAGCACAGCTTCTTCAGATGAGAAAGACCAAGCACTAAAAGATATTGATGTATTAGAAGAAGCAGCAACAAAAGAAACTATCCTAGAGGAGCAAATAATGGGGGCTGCTGCATATCAGGATGTATTAGTCCGTTCCGAAGATGACAAAGTACATGTTCATGTGAAAGTGGATAGCTTATCTGAATCAGAAGCTAATAACATTATGCAGATGGTGAGAGATGAGTTTGGCGAAGTAGTAGTAGATGTTAATTACCAGCCAACGGAAAGTGAAGGCGAAATGGAAAGCGAAGACGATATGGAAAGTGAAGGCGAAATGGAAAGCGAAACGGAAAGTGAAGGCGAATAA
- the spoIIIAG gene encoding stage III sporulation protein AG — translation MIPKFEKFFRSKNSDNSTKSPSKKKGYIVVLALVGLLLLLLGNVFTSPSDESNMDPANFDDNEMAENDSQETGSEEVSATMDVEELEESFKNDLEGMLNKIQGVSEAEVMVNLDSTNIKVYEKNLIKGMQTTDENDTNGGTRQVEDSTEESQVVLVRQGDKEVPLLTTTEKPEVRGVFVVAKGADHANVKNWMVESISRVLDVPTHRVSVMPKN, via the coding sequence TTGATACCAAAATTTGAAAAATTCTTTCGATCAAAAAATAGTGATAACAGCACGAAATCTCCATCCAAGAAAAAAGGATATATAGTCGTACTTGCTTTAGTTGGGCTATTGCTGCTTCTTTTAGGCAATGTATTCACTTCACCATCAGACGAGTCTAATATGGATCCTGCCAATTTTGATGATAATGAAATGGCAGAAAACGATTCACAAGAGACAGGCTCAGAAGAAGTGTCTGCAACTATGGATGTAGAGGAACTGGAAGAGAGTTTTAAAAATGATTTGGAAGGTATGTTGAACAAAATACAAGGGGTGTCAGAAGCCGAAGTAATGGTTAATTTGGATTCAACAAACATTAAAGTTTATGAAAAAAATCTAATAAAAGGCATGCAGACTACAGATGAGAATGATACCAATGGTGGAACAAGGCAGGTAGAAGATAGTACAGAAGAATCGCAAGTGGTCCTAGTCAGGCAAGGGGATAAAGAAGTTCCTTTATTAACAACTACAGAGAAACCGGAAGTCAGAGGTGTATTTGTAGTAGCGAAAGGAGCAGATCACGCCAATGTAAAAAACTGGATGGTAGAATCGATATCTCGCGTACTCGATGTTCCAACACATAGGGTTTCTGTAATGCCAAAGAATTAA
- the spoIIIAF gene encoding stage III sporulation protein AF, with the protein MDALIQWVTQIIIFLLLAAIIDLLVPATSMKKYIKLVVGLILILILLQPIFYLFNINIQNELESSFRQLSEGNSSNESVENLIELQKNEIQGSQDAYILEQMAVQLKDLAEDPLLEEHQAEIRDIQFLFSSEEDHTFENLEEVIVYLREADEEGEEGAVDLVEDVEINTDDEPVVEQEEQDNEEIKALLREVWELRDKEVTITWEGGTS; encoded by the coding sequence ATGGACGCGCTTATACAATGGGTTACACAAATTATCATATTTTTACTATTAGCTGCGATAATCGACTTGCTAGTTCCTGCAACAAGTATGAAAAAATATATCAAGTTAGTTGTTGGATTAATTCTGATTTTAATATTATTACAGCCAATCTTCTATCTTTTTAACATCAATATTCAAAATGAGCTGGAGTCCTCATTCCGACAGCTTTCCGAGGGAAATTCCAGCAATGAATCAGTAGAAAATTTGATCGAATTGCAAAAAAATGAAATACAAGGCTCACAAGATGCATATATTTTAGAACAAATGGCTGTCCAATTAAAAGATTTAGCAGAAGATCCTTTACTGGAAGAACATCAAGCAGAAATTAGAGACATTCAATTTCTTTTTTCATCAGAAGAGGATCACACTTTTGAAAATCTGGAAGAAGTCATTGTTTATCTACGCGAAGCAGATGAAGAGGGTGAGGAGGGAGCAGTGGATTTAGTAGAGGATGTAGAAATTAATACGGATGATGAACCGGTCGTAGAGCAAGAAGAACAGGATAATGAAGAAATTAAAGCCTTATTACGTGAAGTCTGGGAATTGCGTGATAAAGAAGTGACCATTACATGGGAGGGAGGGACATCTTGA
- the spoIIIAE gene encoding stage III sporulation protein AE, producing the protein MRPNKLFLIIFFTFILFPVGLSNVYAEDQPEQQTEDLEDAILEEVSLEGVEEHWNSLVHEYGGYLPELEKTSIYDFIKNDGGSFSLQSTLTGIVEYLFHELIQNGRLLGLLLILTLFSVVLQTMHNAFERSAVSKVAYFVVYIVLIFLALNSFYSAVSYAKEAIDTMSSFMIALLPLVLGLMATFGNVLAVSFFHPIIIFLVNVSGVLVSNFILSLLFLSALLLIVSSLSDEYKVTHLADLFKTVGMGTLGVFFTIFLGVMSVQGAVSAVQDGVAMKTAKFVTGNFIPVVGRTFTDAADTILSATLLLKNAVGVVGVIIIIFVALFPAIKIFAIAVIYKIAAAVLQPIGDGPVITTLNTISKYIVYVFACLLAVSFMFFLAIVIIVAASNITLLLR; encoded by the coding sequence ATGAGACCTAATAAGTTATTCCTTATCATTTTCTTCACATTCATTTTATTCCCTGTTGGACTTTCCAATGTGTATGCAGAGGACCAACCAGAGCAGCAAACAGAGGACCTGGAAGATGCCATCCTTGAAGAAGTCTCCTTAGAAGGAGTAGAGGAGCATTGGAACTCACTAGTACATGAGTATGGTGGCTATTTACCTGAACTTGAGAAGACTAGTATCTATGATTTTATAAAAAATGACGGAGGATCATTTTCGCTGCAAAGTACATTAACAGGTATTGTTGAATATTTATTTCATGAGCTGATTCAAAATGGAAGATTACTTGGCCTATTATTGATACTCACCCTTTTTTCTGTCGTATTGCAAACCATGCACAATGCTTTTGAGCGCAGCGCAGTTAGTAAGGTTGCATATTTTGTAGTCTATATTGTACTTATATTTTTAGCATTGAATAGCTTTTATTCAGCTGTTTCATATGCGAAAGAAGCAATTGATACAATGAGCAGTTTTATGATTGCTCTATTACCACTTGTACTTGGATTGATGGCAACTTTCGGAAATGTTCTTGCAGTATCTTTCTTTCACCCCATTATTATTTTTTTAGTTAACGTAAGTGGTGTGCTTGTTTCCAATTTTATTTTGTCATTATTATTCCTTTCTGCTTTGTTATTAATTGTGAGCAGTTTAAGTGATGAATATAAAGTTACGCATTTAGCGGATTTATTTAAGACAGTTGGGATGGGAACACTTGGGGTGTTTTTTACTATATTTCTTGGTGTCATGTCCGTGCAGGGAGCTGTCAGTGCAGTTCAGGACGGCGTGGCTATGAAAACAGCAAAATTTGTGACGGGAAATTTCATCCCTGTTGTTGGGCGGACATTTACAGATGCAGCAGATACAATTTTAAGTGCAACTCTGTTACTGAAAAACGCTGTAGGCGTGGTTGGTGTTATTATTATCATCTTTGTTGCGCTGTTTCCTGCAATCAAGATATTTGCGATTGCAGTCATTTACAAAATAGCAGCTGCTGTATTACAACCAATTGGAGACGGGCCTGTGATTACGACTCTGAATACGATCAGCAAATATATTGTCTATGTATTTGCTTGTTTATTGGCAGTATCTTTTATGTTTTTCCTTGCCATTGTAATTATCGTTGCAGCCAGTAATATTACTTTACTCTTACGATAG
- the spoIIIAD gene encoding stage III sporulation protein AD codes for MDILQIVTLGIIATILYIVLKDLHASFAFFLILITAIIIFFVVVQQIGTIIQLIDSLGKRANIDGMYLETILKIIGIAYLAEIGSSITKDAGLQSVAANIELAGKVFILLLAIPIITALIEAIISFLPAT; via the coding sequence ATGGATATCTTACAAATCGTAACACTCGGTATTATCGCTACCATTTTATATATCGTCTTAAAAGATTTACATGCTTCATTTGCTTTTTTTCTTATTTTAATTACTGCCATAATTATTTTCTTCGTTGTGGTTCAGCAAATTGGGACAATCATTCAATTGATTGATTCATTGGGGAAAAGAGCGAATATTGACGGGATGTACCTGGAAACCATTTTAAAAATTATTGGTATTGCTTATCTGGCTGAGATTGGATCAAGTATAACGAAGGATGCTGGTCTCCAGTCTGTTGCAGCAAATATTGAGCTTGCAGGAAAAGTGTTTATTTTATTACTTGCTATACCGATCATCACTGCATTAATAGAAGCTATTATAAGCTTCCTACCTGCTACATAA
- the spoIIIAC gene encoding stage III sporulation protein AC, with product MLTDASILFQIAGIGIIVALIHTILKQMGKEEIAQFATLLGFIIVLVVVINSLSDLFQQIRSVFLFQG from the coding sequence ATGCTTACAGATGCATCCATTTTATTTCAAATTGCTGGGATTGGAATTATTGTGGCATTAATTCATACCATTCTGAAACAAATGGGAAAAGAGGAAATTGCACAATTTGCCACACTGTTAGGGTTTATTATCGTTCTCGTCGTCGTTATAAACAGTCTATCTGATTTATTTCAACAGATTAGATCTGTATTTCTTTTCCAGGGGTAG
- the spoIIIAB gene encoding stage III sporulation protein SpoIIIAB has translation MKWIGALLFIGTTTWVGFEWSQALSNRPKHIRQLKNALQILEAEILYSQLPLKDAFTTIANQIPDPTRSFFHDLSTSMQGDKIDLVGLWDKHVNALLKESALGSNEGEILKQFGRTLGQHDFHQQQKHIQLTVSHLNRELEEARDHQFKYSKMAKSLGVLCGLFIVLLLM, from the coding sequence GTGAAGTGGATTGGAGCACTTCTTTTCATAGGCACAACAACATGGGTAGGGTTTGAGTGGAGTCAGGCCCTGAGCAATAGACCAAAGCATATTCGACAGCTGAAAAATGCGCTGCAAATATTGGAAGCTGAAATCCTATATAGTCAATTACCTTTAAAAGATGCATTTACAACCATCGCGAATCAGATCCCTGATCCCACGAGATCATTCTTTCATGATTTAAGTACTAGTATGCAGGGGGACAAAATAGATTTGGTTGGCCTATGGGATAAACATGTGAACGCATTGCTGAAAGAGTCCGCTTTAGGCAGTAATGAAGGGGAAATTTTGAAACAATTCGGGCGAACCCTAGGGCAACATGATTTTCACCAACAACAAAAGCATATTCAATTAACGGTAAGTCACCTGAATCGAGAACTGGAGGAAGCAAGAGACCACCAGTTTAAATATAGCAAAATGGCTAAGAGCTTAGGAGTCTTATGCGGGCTATTCATCGTATTGCTGCTCATGTAG